From Channa argus isolate prfri chromosome 18, Channa argus male v1.0, whole genome shotgun sequence, the proteins below share one genomic window:
- the LOC137104296 gene encoding tenascin-like isoform X1 yields MGIRSLLGCLLLTALLSSSNAGLVKKILRHRRQTLASPKDHNITLPSTDQPVVFNHVYNINVPASSLCSVDLEAPESTPLYPKDAPVSSGHHTTEHTIDRDNQIVFTHRINIPRQACGCTEDMPGLKDLMSRLEMLEGEVSALRDQCSIDKGCCSAQVTGKVGTKPFCNGHGNYSTETCGCVCEPGWKGPNCTEHACPNNCHDHGRCVDGKCECFKGFTGEHCTLELCPVDCGAHGQCVGGICVCSDGYFGEDCSQTKCLNNCQGRGNCDDGYCVCDEPWTGFDCSELICPKDCYDRGRCENGTCFCDEGYTGEDCGERTCPNNCQGNGFCVDGRCVCTAGYRGEDCSELTCLNDCNGRGMCFNGMCICDTGYQGEDCSQLACLNNCNNRGHCINGQCACDVGFQGNDCSELSCPSNCLHRGRCLNGQCVCDEGFAGEDCSIRTCPSNCYGRGECVDGRCACHAGFAGEDCGELSCPNSCQNRGRCIDGQCVCDEGFSGEDCSQKACPNDCLARGYCVNGKCVCQEAYSGDDCSVLACPDNCNNRGHCVNGRCQCESGYAGESCAELSCLNNCHDKGHCVNGQCVCDEGYIREDCSEVSPPKDLTVEEVTADTVDLSWNNEMLVTEYLVTYVPTSPGGLLQEFTVTGDKTSATVKELEPGLEYMINVYAVLSNKRSIPVSARVATALPQPEGLRFKSVRETSVEVMWDQLDITFDGWEIYFRNTKEENGKVVSTLPSSQNQFLQSGLGPGQEYEVSINIIKNNTRGPKTSKTVTTKIDGPRQVEVKDVTDSSALISWSQPVAPMDRVTMFYMPSSNPSDETRVEIYPPDKQYNIDGLRPDTEYMVSLISRSGDLNSDPVTTRFTTALDPPKHLQAVSQTENSITLEWTNSQADVGRYMVKYSPISGASHGEEVIPQGSGDTTKATITGLKPGTEYGIGVTAVKNERESVPATTNVATDIDAPTGFEKVESTETSLTLQWQKPQAKVNSYRLVYVSKDGQAKEVEVPATATSFALSDLTPGMSYILTLTAERGHKRSTPVTLPASTASFTFYLSDSDDRELTTTTGLEDNVISVVHLDASESQFSGTELQDELGVLAISGITSDGFDLSWSLNAHSIYDSLAVEYTEAHLWDVREILLPGDAIGSRIEGLKASTEYQIKLYGITSRQRSALLKAVAVTAPKPTSPDVLTLSIKDAPTTPESILDNETVQNPDPLHPVNVSTSDIDEMTSETEPKSSNLDVPEDLRITNVTSSSVSLAWSAPHKAFDSFVVELSAPTQTHVTTLPGSVRKAEIEGLSASTHYNITMQGLVQGKLSLPLKVFATTEELKPRVVILTISDITWDGFTVSWTPSGGEFDSFVIEVTNLENVAESQNLTVSGDALSLDITGLNPNTSYMVGLYGMYQGSFLEPVYTEGTTVTQPVIGKLYISNITSDSFSVLWNGTEGEFDGFILEIIDSDWLMKPKEYNISHYAKSHDVTGLRPSADYIAYLYGTYKGSRTRAVSTVAATAEEPDLSRLVVSNITSDRFSLSWRTGEKAFDNFIVEVRESALPSQAMGRALPGDVRYTVMAGLKARTSYNIKLYASAGGQNTKPLFAVATTEDVPQLGPIAASSVSPHNLSLSWSTVSGHFDAFVIRVSDSEQQSDTLEFRLPGEVRNMTVSNLLDATGYDIELYGISHGRHSPSVLAHIVTAPLPKVENLTISNVKPYGFRVSWEVRQQLEQQEDFPPPSGGFSHFRIVVTDSGWLLKPQEFIVPGNQSHLDIWGLITGIGYEVRLTGVSESGLLSRPLTTVAVTEAEPEVEHLFISDVTADGFRVSWTSSEDMFDRFVIKIRDSKRLAHPQEYSVRGDERTKVLTGLMSGTEYEIELYGVTLDQRSQPITAVAQTGLSSPKGLYFSDVTDSSAIVHWPMPRSPVDNYRITYAPFEGGSTLAVTVGGNMFEALLPNMIPGRTYRVAVSAVKGLEESDPSSDAVTTALDKPQGLTAVNVTDTTALLLWQPSVAAVDGYVITYSADSVFPVVEHVSGNIVEFEMGSLVPGTHYTVGVHAMKEAQKSGSAVAEFTTDVDPPRDLAAVNIQTESATLVWKPPEAAVTGYTLTFSSADGITREVMLSPTASSYMMTQLTGSTEYAVRLQAIAGSQRSRHATTVFTTIGQLYRHPKDCAQILLNGETVSGVYTIYVGGEESQPIQVYCDMTTDGGGWTVFLRRQNGKLDFYRNWKNYTAGFGNVNDEFWLGLSNLHKITSSAHYELRVDMRDNGESAYAQYDKFSIAEPRTRYKVYIGAYSGTAGDSMTYHQGRPFSTFDNDNDVAVTNCALSYKGAFWYKNCHRVNLMGKYGDNSHSKGINWFHWKGHEHSIKFAEMKIRPANFRNFESRKKALIDFSTSSSSSPAPQPPAA; encoded by the exons ATGGGTATTAGAAGCCTTCTGGGCTGCCTCCTCCTGACTGCACTGCTCAGTTCATCAAATGCTGGTCTAGTAAAGAAAATACTACGACATCGGCGACAAACTCTGGCATCCCCTAAAGATCATAACATCACCCTCCCTAGTACAGACCAACCTGTTGTTTTCAACCACGTCTATAACATCAACGTTCCTGCCAGTTCCCTGTGCTCCGTGGACCTGGAAGCACCAGAGAGCACGCCACTCTACCCCAAAGATGCCCCAGTTTCTTCAGGTCACCACACCACTGAACACACCATCGACAGAGATAACCAAATCGTCTTCACCCACCGCATCAACATACCTCGGCAGGCCTGTGGTTGTACAGAAGACATGCCTGGGCTGAAAGACCTCATGAGCCGCTTGGAGATGCTTGAAGGAGAGGTTTCAGCTTTAAGAGATCAGTGCAGTATTGACAAAGGCTGCTGCAGTGCACAGGTCACAG gTAAGGTGGGAACAAAACCATTCTGCAATGGTCATGGAAACTACAGCACTGAAACCTGTGGCTGTGTATGTGAGCCCGGATGGAAAGGTCCCAACTGTACTGAGCACGCATGTCCCAATAACTGCCACGACCATGGCCGCTGCGTGGATGGAAAGTGTGAGTGCTTCAAGGGCTTCACCGGAGAGCACTGCACGCTCGAGCTCTGCCCTGTGGACTGTGGTGCCCATGGCCAGTGTGTGGGCGGCATATGCGTCTGCTCGGATGGTTACTTTGGTGAAGATTGCTCCCAGACAAAGTGCCTCAACAACTGCCAAGGCCGCGGCAACTGTGATGAcggatactgtgtgtgtgatgaaccCTGGACTGGGTTTGACTGCTCTGAGCTCATCTGCCCCAAAGACTGTTATGACCGTGGGCGCTGTGAGAACGGCACGTGCTTCTGTGATGAGGGATACACTGGGGAAGACTGTGGAGAACGGACCTGCCCCAACAACTGCCAGGGTAACGGCTTCTGTGTTGATGGCCGGTGCGTCTGCACTGCTGGCTACAGGGGAGAGGACTGTTCTGAGCTCACCTGCCTCAATGACTGCAACGGCAGAGGCATGTGCTTCAACGGGATGTGCATCTGCGATACAGGCTACCAAGGTGAAGACTGCAGCCAGTTAGCATGTCTGAACAACTGTAACAACAGAGGCCATTGCATAAATGGGCAATGTGCATGTGATGTTGGTTTCCAGGGAAACGATTGCTCTGAGCTTTCCTGCCCCAGCAACTGCCTGCACAGAGGGCGATGCCTTAACGGCCAGTGTGTGTGCGATGAAGGCTTTGCCGGCGAGGACTGCAGCATCAGGACCTGCCCCTCAAACTGCTATGGCCGCGGGGAGTGCGTAGATGGACGTTGTGCGTGTCATGCAGGCTTCGCAGGCGAGGACTGCGGTGAATTAAGTTGTCCTAACAGCTGTCAAAATCGTGGCCGATGCATTGACgggcagtgtgtttgtgatgaagGCTTTTCTGGGGAAGACTGCAGCCAGAAAGCTTGTCCCAATGACTGCCTGGCCCGGGGTTACTGTGTCAACGGCAAGTGCGTCTGTCAGGAAGCCTACTCAGGAGATGATTGTTCTGTCCTGGCCTGTCCAGATAACTGCAACAACAGGGGGCACTGCGTGAATGGGAGGTGCCAATGTGAGAGTGGATATGCAGGGGAAAGCTGTGCAGAGCTGAGCTGCCTCAACAACTGCCACGACAAAGGCCACTGTGTCAATggtcagtgtgtctgtgatgaGGGATACATCAGAGAGGACTGCTCTGAAG TGTCTCCTCCAAAGGACCTGACTGTCGAGGAGGTCACCGCTGACACAGTGGATCTGTCCTGGAACAATGAGATGTTGGTGACTGAGTATCTTGTCACATATGTTCCCACCAGTCCTGGTGGTCTTCTGCAGGAGTTCACGGTCACTGGAGACAAAACATCTGCAACTGTCAAAGAGCTAGAACCCGGTTTAGAATATATGATTAATGTCTATGCCGTTCTGAGCAACAAGAGGAGTATCCCTGTCAGCGCGAGAGTGGCCACAG CTCTCCCACAACCAGAAGGTTTAAGATTCAAATCAGTGAGGGAGACCTCTGTAGAGGTAATGTGGGACCAGCTGGATATCACCTTTGATGGCTGGGAGATCTATTTCCGCAACACG aaagaagaaaatggaaaagttGTGAGCACCCTTCCCTCGTCTCAGAACCAGTTCCTCCAGTCAGGTCTTGGACCTGGACAGGAGTATGAAGTGTCCATTAACATCATAAAGAACAACACCAGAGGACCGAAGACGTCCAAAACAGTCACCACCA AGATTGACGGCCCGCGGCAGGTGGAGGTGAAGGATGTGACGGACTCCTCGGCTCTGATCAGCTGGTCTCAGCCAGTGGCTCCCATGGACAGAGTCACCATGTTTTACATGCCCAGCTCAAACCCCTCAGATGAAACCCGTGTGGAGATTTACCCCCCAGACAAGCAGTACAACATTGATGGTCTGAGGCCAGACACTGAGTACATGGTGTCTCTCATCTCCAGGAGTGGAGACCTCAACAGTGACCCTGTGACTACCAGATTCACCACAG CCCTGGATCCCCCCAAACACCTGCAGGCCGTGTCCCAGACTGAAAACAGCATAACCCTTGAATGGACTAACAGTCAGGCCGATGTTGGTAGATATATGGTGAAATACAGTCCCATCTCTGGAGCGAGTCATGGTGAGGAAGTTATCCCACAAGGATCAGGAGACACCACAAAAGCTACCATCACTG GGCTGAAACCTGGGACAGAGTATGGGATCGGTGTGACTGCCGtgaagaatgagagagagagcgtcCCTGCTACTACAAATGTTGCAACTG ATATCGATGCTCCCACAGGTTTTGAGAAAGTAGAATCCACAGAGACCTCCCTCACTCTGCAGTGGCAGAAACCTCAGGCCAAGGTCAATAGCTACAGGCTGGTGTACGTCTCCAAGGATGGCCAGGCTAAGGAGGTGGAGGTCCCGGCCACAGCGACCAGCTTTGCCTTGTCTGATCTGACTCCTGGAATGAGCTACATCCTTACTTTGACTGCAGAGAGGGGACACAAAAGGAGCACGCCTGTCACCCTACCTGCGTCCACAG CTTCTTTCACGTTTTATTTATCTGACTCAGACGACCGTGAGCTAACAACCACTACAGGCTTGGAGGACAATGTCATTAGCGTTGTCCATTTAGATGCCTCAGAATCCCAGTTCTCTGGGACGGAGCTTCAAGATGAGCTTGGAGTGCTTGCTATTTCAGGCATAACATCTGATGGATTTGACCTCTCTTGGAGTCTAAATGCTCACAGTATCTATGATAGTCTGGCAGTAGAATACACAGAGGCACATTTATGGGATGTGAGAGAGATACTGCTTCCTGGTGATGCCATTGGCTCTCGAATTGAAGGCCTGAAGGCATCGACAGAAtatcaaataaaactttatgGAATAACCAGTAGACAGAGATCTGCACTACTTAAGGCTGTTGCAGTCACAG CACCCAAGCCTACCTCTCCAGACGTTCTTACGCTAAGCATCAAGGATGCCCCAACTACCCCAGAGTCTATTCTGGATAACGAAACCGTTCAAAACCCAGACCCCCTTCATCCTGTAAATGTTTCCACTTCTGATATTGATGAGATGACCTCTGAGACTGAGCCTAAAAGTTCAAACCTGGATGTACCGGAGGACCTCAGAATCACAAATGTTACCTCCAGTAGTGTGAGCCTGGCTTGGTCAGCGCCTCACAAGGCTTTTGATAGCTTTGTGGTGGAGCTCAGTGCTCCAACACAAACTCATGTGACCACACTTCCAGGAAGTGTGAGGAAGGCTGAAATAGAGGGTTTGTCTGCCTCTACACACTACAATATTACAATGCAAGGACTGGTGCAAGGGAAGCTATCATTACCTCTCAAAGTTTTTGCTACTACAG AGGAGCTGAAGCCCAGGGTGGTGATCCTCACCATCTCTGACATTACATGGGATGGCTTCACTGTGTCCTGGACCCCCTCTGGTGGGGAGTTTGACAGCTTTGTCATTGAGGTAACAAACTTGGAGAATGTCGCAGAAAGCCAGAACCTCACTGTGTCCGGAGACGCCCTGAGCCTGGATATCACTGGGCTGAATCCCAACACCAGCTACATGGTTGGCCTGTATGGGATGTATCAGGGCTCCTTCCTTGAGCCTGTATACACTGAAGGCACCACAG TGACTCAACCAGTCATTGGCAAACTATATATCTCAAACATAACGTCAGACAGCTTTTCAGTCCTCTGGAATGGCACTGAAGGAGAGTTTGATGGTTTTATCCTGGAGATTATtgactctgattggctgatgaAGCCAAAGGAATATAACATTTCCCACTATGCAAAGTCCCATGATGTCACAGGGCTTAGGCCCAGCGCTGATTACATAGCCTACCTCTATGGGACGTACAAAGGATCCCGAACAAGGGCTGTCAGTACTGTTGCAGCAACag CTGAAGAGCCTGATTTGTCCAGGCTAGTTGTTTCTAACATTACCTCAGACAGATTCTCTCTGTCATGGCGGACAGGAGAGAAGGCATTTGATAACTTTATAGTAGAAGTCAGAGAGTCTGCTTTGCCCTCGCAGGCGATGGGGCGCGCTTTGCCGGGCGACGTGCGCTACACAGTCATGGCCGGGCTCAAAGCGCGCACAAGCTACAACATAAAGCTGTACGCCAGTGCCGGTGGCCAGAACACAAAGCCTCTATTTGCTGTAGCTACCACAG aggATGTCCCACAGTTGGGGCCCATAGCTGCTTCGTCAGTGAGCCCACATAATCTCAGCTTGTCCTGGAGCACTGTGTCAGGCCATTTTGATGCCTTTGTTATCCGGGTCAGTGACTCTGAGCAGCAGTCTGATACACTGGAGTTCAGACTGCCTGGTGAAGTCCGTAACATGACAGTCTCTAATCTGTTGGATGCCACAGGCTATGACATTGAACTGTACGGTATTTCTCATGGGCGCCACTCTCCCTCTGTGTTAGCCCACATCGTCACAG CTCCTCTGCCTAAAGTGGAAAACTTAACCATTTCCAACGTAAAGCCCTACGGCTTCCGTGTGTCGTGGGAGGTGAGgcagcagctggagcagcaggAAGATTTCCCCCCTCCAAGCGGTGGCTTTAGCCATTTTCGCATAGTGGTGACAGACTCTGGCTGGCTGCTGAAGCCTCAGGAATTCATTGTCCCAGGAAACCAAAGTCACTTAGACATCTGGGGCCTCATCACCGGCATAGGATATGAGGTCAGACTGACTGGGGTGTCAGAGTCAGGGCTTCTCTCTCGGCCTCTGACTACGGTGGCTGTGACAG AGGCTGAGCCAGAAGTGGAGCATCTCTTCATCTCTGATGTTACGGCTGACGGTTTCCGTGTGTCATGGACGTCCAGTGAGGACATGTTTGATAGATTTGTGATAAAAATTAGAGACAGTAAAAGATTAGCCCACCCTCAAGAGTACAGTGTCCGTGGTGATGAGCGAACCAAGGTTTTAACTGGACTCATGAGTGGCACTGAGTATGAAATTGAGCTTTATGGTGTCACACTGGACCAACGCTCCCAACCGATTACTGCAGTTGCTCAGACAG GCCTGAGCTCCCCAAAAGGACTTTACTTCTCTGACGTGACTGACTCCTCAGCCATAGTTCACTGGCCCATGCCTCGCTCTCCGGTGGACAACTACCGCATCACCTATGCGCCCTTTGAAGGAG GAAGCACACTGGCAGTCACTGTGGGCGGTAACATGTTTGAGGCTTTGCTGCCCAATATGATCCCTGGCAGGACGTACAGAGTGGCTGTCAGTGCTGTGAAGGGTCTGGAGGAGAGTGACCCCAGCTCTGACGCTGTGACCACAG CTTTGGACAAACCTCAGGGCCTGACTGCAGTTAATGTCACTGACACTACAGCCCTGCTGCTGTGGCAGCCGTCTGTGGCCGCTGTAGATGGCTACGTCATTACCTACAGTGCTGATTCAG TGTTCCCTGTGGTGGAGCATGTTTCTGGGAACATCGTGGAGTTTGAGATGGGCTCCCTGGTTCCAGGAACCCACTACACAGTGGGAGTTCATGCCATGAAAGAAGCTCAGAAGAGTGGCTCTGCTGTTGCTGAATTCACCACAG ACGTAGACCCTCCCCGTGACCTGGCAGCTGTTAACATCCAAACTGAAAGTGCTACCCTCGTTTGGAAGCCCCCAGAGGCTGCTGTCACTGGTTACACACTGACCTTTTCTTCTGCGGATGGTATAACTAGG GAGGTGATGCTAAGCCCAACAGCTTCGTCATACATGATGACTCAGCTAACTGGTTCCACGGAGTACGCTGTGAGACTGCAGGCCATCGCTGGATCCCAGAGAAGTCGTCATGCAACCACTGTCTTTACCACCA ttGGACAGTTGTACCGACACCCTAAGGACTGTGCTCAGATTT